ACCACGAGTGTGTCCAAGGTGTAGCTCAGACAACACCAAGTTCTGTTACTACAACAACTACAGTGTGTCTCAACCTCGCTACAACTGCAGGAACTGTCGCCGATTCTGGACCCATGGTGGAGCTTTAAGGGACATACCAATTGGTGGAAGGGCCCGTAAAATCAAGCGTACAAGTATAGATCAGCCATCTGTTTCTCAGGTGGCTTCTGTTATCCAACAGGTTAATCATCACCACCCTTTCTCACATGTTCGAGAAACCAACGAGTTTCTTGAACCATTttgtggttcttcttcttctgttgctGTTGGGAACCATTTCAGTTCTTTGCCTGAAATTCATGGTGATATGGTGTTTCCAATTCAAACTATTCCACCAATGGATCGCTTTGATCTCTTTGATGGATCGTTTAACCAAGGTTATTACGGTGTTGGATTCAATGATATGGTTGGTAATCCTTTGATGAACCAATCAATCGGTGGACATGTTGATAACTATAACAGTTATCGCGTGAACCAAGAGAATCCAAACAAGCGAAACCAGAGCTTCAACAACAGCATGAACATGAATCATAATGCCAGCACTAGTGGAAGCAGAGGATATCCAGGCATTGATCACAtgaccaacaacaacaacaaagacaGGAACAAGTGTGTGTTTAGTTCCTCCTATCATTTGGAGAAGTATGGTCCTTGAATCATAACCGTTTTACCCGTTATCTCTTTTTATTAAGCTAATAATGGTTCAGTTTTTCGTTTATGTTTTCTGTTGGGTCTTCTTGTTTTATTAGTTCTGTTGGGTCTTTTATTTCAATCTTATATAGTTCTAAAAGTTTGCATCTTTGTTTACTTAAGATCAGACCTAAGTTATATGTCtggttttttaataaaataaatagttaatcATCTACGTGTTTTCAAGTGTTTTATTGCTCTGTTTTAGTatattc
The Brassica napus cultivar Da-Ae chromosome A1, Da-Ae, whole genome shotgun sequence DNA segment above includes these coding regions:
- the LOC106352225 gene encoding dof zinc finger protein DOF4.4-like; amino-acid sequence: MDKLSVIVKGDHQVNEEKPPPRVCPRCSSDNTKFCYYNNYSVSQPRYNCRNCRRFWTHGGALRDIPIGGRARKIKRTSIDQPSVSQVASVIQQVNHHHPFSHVRETNEFLEPFCGSSSSVAVGNHFSSLPEIHGDMVFPIQTIPPMDRFDLFDGSFNQGYYGVGFNDMVGNPLMNQSIGGHVDNYNSYRVNQENPNKRNQSFNNSMNMNHNASTSGSRGYPGIDHMTNNNNKDRNKCVFSSSYHLEKYGP